The stretch of DNA CAGCCCCACTGAAAAAACCGCAGAATCTGGCGCACAGCCCGCAGTAAATTCAGGGGGAGTCGGGCAATTTTGGCTTCTTTCCCTGACAATCGCTCACACAGGCGGATAATCTCATAAGCTCCCCAAGCCCTAGTGCCCACCACGGGAAAAGACTTATTTACAGTTTCTGGAACCTCAAGGGCACGAACCGCAAATTTGGCAACGTCTTGAGTGTCCATGTAGGCAATGGGAGAACTCTCCCCAGTAATCCAAACCGCCTGTTTGTCTAAAATCGGAATGGCGTACTGACCAATTAGCCCTTGCATAAAGCCACAGGGTCGCAAAATCGTGTATTTTAATCCCGATTCAGCCAAGAAAAGTTCCGTACACCGCTTGATTTCCATCAGCGGGACATTGGGAAAATTTTGAGCATCTAGAATTGAGAAGAAAATAAAGTGTTCAACACCTGCCGCCACCGCCGCTTGAATCAATGAAACTTTGCCGTCCCAATCCACCTGTTTAATGGTGAGAGAGTCTGTTGCTCTTGATGTTGCTGCATCAATGACAGCCGTGACTTCTTCGAGGGCGGGCTTCAGGGTTTCGGGGGCGGTGAGATCCCCTTGTACAAGTTCGGCTCCCCATTCTTTGAGAAAGGCAGCTTTTCTGGGACTGCGTACCAAACATCGGACCTGATGGCCTTCGTCGAGTGCACGACGAACCACCTGTCTCCCCAGGGTGCCAGTTGCACCTACGACCAACAAATTCATCAAGGAATTTTAGTAAAGAATCTTAAACTTTCTCAATAATATTATCAGAAATCTGCGATCGATTCCATGTAAAAGTCAGTCAAAGCACTCTAACCTTGCCAAAACTCTAGTTTTGCAGCAGGCCGATGGAGGCACAAAACCAAGCGGTACTGTGGCTTGCCCTGCTCACCTCACATCGGCTCAAGCCTTAAGCTTCCTCCTCGCCTCCCTGGATTTTGAGCAGTAAAAAGCCCAAGCCCAAACCAACCAAAATCAGAGTAAAAGACAATACTGCTGCGTTAAACATCTCACCGTTCATTCTTTTTAATCTCCTAATGGATTGGTAAAGTGTGTGTCAAAGGGTGAGCGCCCCACGGGGCAAAGGTATTTGCCAAGCGTGTGCATCGTGCGATCGCCAAACCGTTGGAGCCGTTTGAAAGCTTACACCTAATCAGTAAGCCTGCTCATCCCGCCTGGAACCAGATGCTTTAAAGCATCCAGACTCATTGGGTGTATTGTAGAACAGCGCGAGAGTCAATCTCCAGGAATAGGTGCTACCAATGGTTGTCGTGGCTCAGAATTGGAGGGGAAAGCCAAAAATGAAGACCGGGAAAACTTTCTTTACAGAAAAAAACCGCTCACAGCCAGGGCGTCCTCGCTTAGCGGTTACATTGGGAGACCCTGCGGGAATTGGCCCAGAGGTGATACTCAAAGCATTGGCAGACCCAGAAGTAATGAACGATTGTGACACGACGGTCATAGGCAGTCGGGCGCTTTTGCAAACCACCTACACCCAACTGCGGCAAACCCTGGAACATCAAGAGGCATTGGTTGATCCAGAACGATTATCGATTCTCGATATTCCTGTAGAGGCAGCCCTTGAGCATCAAATTACGGCAGGGGTTGGGACAGCCGCGAGTGGTGCCGCAAGTTTTGCCTATTTAGAAAGGGCGATCGCTGGTACTCTTGCAGGTGAGTTTGATGGCATTGTTACCGCCCCCATCGCCAAGTCATTATGGAAGGCCGCAGGACATAATTATCCGGGACAAACTGAAGTACTGGCAAAGTATGCCGGAGTTGAGCGATTTGGGATGTTATTTGTGGCGCGATCGCCCCACACCGCTTGGTTACTTCGCACTCTTCTGGCAACCACACATATTCCACTATGTCAAGTCCCAGATACCCTAACACCGGAATTAATGACCAAAAAACTGGACTTGCTCGTGGAGTGCTTGCGGGTTGATTTTGGTGTCGAGACACCTCGGATTGCCATTTCTGGCTTAAATCCTCATAGTGGTGAGCAAGGGCAGTTG from Microcoleus sp. AS-A8 encodes:
- a CDS encoding SDR family oxidoreductase, coding for MNLLVVGATGTLGRQVVRRALDEGHQVRCLVRSPRKAAFLKEWGAELVQGDLTAPETLKPALEEVTAVIDAATSRATDSLTIKQVDWDGKVSLIQAAVAAGVEHFIFFSILDAQNFPNVPLMEIKRCTELFLAESGLKYTILRPCGFMQGLIGQYAIPILDKQAVWITGESSPIAYMDTQDVAKFAVRALEVPETVNKSFPVVGTRAWGAYEIIRLCERLSGKEAKIARLPLNLLRAVRQILRFFQWGWNVSDRLAFTEVLANGKPLDAPMDEVYEVLGLDPKETTTLEAYLKDYFSRIMKKLKEIEFEKDKAKKKKKTPFKTQ
- a CDS encoding cytochrome B6, producing MNGEMFNAAVLSFTLILVGLGLGFLLLKIQGGEEEA
- the pdxA gene encoding 4-hydroxythreonine-4-phosphate dehydrogenase PdxA, which encodes MKTGKTFFTEKNRSQPGRPRLAVTLGDPAGIGPEVILKALADPEVMNDCDTTVIGSRALLQTTYTQLRQTLEHQEALVDPERLSILDIPVEAALEHQITAGVGTAASGAASFAYLERAIAGTLAGEFDGIVTAPIAKSLWKAAGHNYPGQTEVLAKYAGVERFGMLFVARSPHTAWLLRTLLATTHIPLCQVPDTLTPELMTKKLDLLVECLRVDFGVETPRIAISGLNPHSGEQGQLGREEQDWLMPWLEQERQSRPKVWLEGPVPPDTLWVKAGQAWYGSSIQHPKSNIQNLPDAYLALYHDQGLIPVKLMAFDRAINTTIGLPFVRTSPDHGTAFDIAGQGIANATSMKAAIQLAAELVNQRLRKV